Within the Persephonella sp. genome, the region TACAAAGACAGGCTTGAGCTAAAAAGCAAAATTGGATATGTCAGCCAGAAATTTGCCCTTTATAAAGATATGACAGTCAGGGAAAATCTAATTTATTTTGCAAATATGCACAGAATACCTGTCTCAAAAGCCATAAAAAGAATAGAAAAATTGGCAGAGGGTCTGGGATTTAAGGAGTATATGAACTATTTACCAACAGAACTCCCTCTTGGTATAAACCAGAGATTTTCTGTTGCTGCTGCTATACTCCACGAGCCAGTGGTTTTATTCTTAGATGAACCTACAAGTGGTGTTGATGCAGTTGCAAGGGCTCAGCTTTGGAAATTACTGCATCAGCTTAAACAAAAATGGGGAATATCTATTCTTATCACCACCCACTATATGAGCGAAGCTGAATACTGCAACAGGGTGGTTGTTCTGAAACAAGGTAAGAAAATCGTTGACGACACTCCTGAAAACCTTCACAAAAAATTCCCAGACGCCAAAACTTTTGAAGATATTTTTGTTAAATTTTATGAAGAGAATTAAAAAGTTTAAAATTATGTTTAAAAGTTTTAGGAAATTTGAATAATGAAGGATATAAAGCTGATTTTACAGGAAATTGAAAAGCATATTGATACTTTAGATTACGAAACAAAAAAGCTGAAAGAGCTTAACTTGTCTCCAGAAGATTTGGATAATTATGAAAACATAGTTTTACTTGATGCCTTTATTTTTAGATTTATAAAACTTCAAAGTGCAATAGGAGAAAAATTATTTCCATTATTTTTTGAAATTTTGACAGGAAGAAATTATACAGAAGTTACTTTTATAGATATATTAAACACTCTTGAAAAATATGGTTTTTTAGAAAGTGCTGAAGAATGGAACAAAATTAGAAAACTAAGAAATGAGTTTGTCCATATATACCCGTGGGAAACTGATATAAAATTAGAAGCAGTCAAAAACGCAATAGAAAAATTAAATTATATTAAAAAGACTTTTTTCAAAATAAGGAATTATCTTAATGCAAAAGGTATATAAAAAAGTCAGACTTTCAAAAGATGTTATTGATGAAATCATAAATTTATCTAAAAAATATTTTGGGCAAAATTGCCGAGTCTGGATTTTTGGTTCAAGGGCGGATTTAACGAAAAAAGGCGGTGATATTGATATATACATAGAAACGCCAGAATACAAAAATATCCTTGATAAGAAATTAGACTTTTTGGTTGAACTTGATAAAAAAATCGGCGAACAAAAAGTTGACTTAGTAATAAAACCATTAGACAGTCAGAACTATATATCACAGGAAGCAAAATCAACAGGAATCAGGATTTATTAAAACTTTTAGCATTTCTGAGGATTACCCAGTATCTTTATTTTTAGGATGAGAAAATATGTAATTATCCTTGGAATAGTCAGCTTACTAACTGATATATCCAGTGAAATGATTTTCCCGATTTTACCTATTTTTTTGGAAAAATTCCTGTATGCAACTAAAACCCAAATAGGTTTGATTGAAGGATTAGCAGCATTAATAACAAGCTTTTTAAAGGTTTTTTCCGGATACCTGTCAGATAAGATTGGTAAAAGGAAACTTCTGGTGGTTTTGGGATATACTTTATCTGCTTTTTCAAAGCCCCTTTTATATTTTGCAACAAGCTGGATAGATGTTTTATGGATTAGAGCCTTAGAAAGAACAGGCAAAGGCGTAAGAACAGCCCCGAGAGATGCCATGATTTCCTCATTTTCTGAAGGAAAAAGCGGGCAGGCTTTTGGAATTCACAGAGGTATGGATACAGCAGGAGCAGTTTTAGGTTCGCTTTTTACATTTCTTTTTCTTATTTATTTTGGTGAAACCGAGGAAAATTTCAGAAAAATATTCTTATATGCCTTCTTTCCTGCAATAGCTGCAGTTGTTATTTTAATCGCTTTTGTAAAAGAACCTAAAATAAACAAAACCAGTTCTGAAATCAAAATTAGCTTTAAAGATCTTCCATCCGATTTTAAAAAATTTGTGATAATCCAGTCTGTTTTTACACTTTTTACTATGAATTATACTTTTATTATTTTGAAAGCCAATGATGTCGGTATTTCTATCGGTTTTATTCCTCTTGCTTATCTGCTTTTTAATATTGTTTATGCTTTTTCCAGTTTTCCATTTGGTATTTTTTCAGACAAGATAGAAAAAACAAAAGCAATGCTGCTTACATATATTTTGTTTTCAATTACATCTTTTGTATTTTTGATAAAAAATTCATTCTTTGGCTGGCTGGGTTTTATTTTTTATGGAATATTTATGTCAGGTTATGAAGTGGTTTCAAGGGCTTTCATATCAGATTTAATAAAAAGTGAGAAAATAAAAGGCAGTGCTTATGGAATTTATCACACTTTAATTGGGATAACGTCGTTTTTGTCTATGTTAATTGCAGGTATTTTATGGGATAAATTTGGCAGCTATATGCCTTTTTTAATCTCCTGCGTTATTTCTTTGTTTTTATCTTTTACTTTTGGGAAGTTGTTCAGGTAAAACTTAATAATAAATGTTATCGATTTTTTAAATTTTTTTAGTGATACTGTCCTAAATCATTAATAATCCTTAAAGTTTGGATATACGCTAACTTGCTTAGATATGCATATTAGATTATTATTATTTAACAAATGAACCTAAGAGCAAAATTTTTACTACTTTATACAGGGATATTTTTATTTCTGATTGGTTTTTTCTTATTTTTTTACTTTAATCTGGAGACAAAAAATTTTAAAAATATTGAATACAAGTATATATATTCCACATTTGAACATGTAGATACTGACCTTAATAAACAGGTCAAAATCCTAAAAAACCTTACCAAAAACGAAGCTTATTGGGATGATATTTATCTGTTTGTTCAGGGAAAAAATAAAAATTTTGTTCAAAGCAATTTTGATCCTAAAAATACAACCTTAAAAGACTACGGAATTAATATATATGCTGTTTTAAACTTAAAGAAAAAAACTGTTTTAAATAGATGTTATCCAAAATCTCTAAATTGTGATGAACTATTAAATAATCTAATTAAATCAATTACTTTTAATTATGAAAAAACCGGATTTATCTGGATAGATAAACATCCATGGATAGTTTCAGTTCAATATATCCTCCCCACCAGTGGAAAAGGTAAAAAAGCAGGATTTCTTATATTCGGTAAGATGGTAAAAACTCCGGAGCTATCTCTGGATTATATTAAATTTGCAAATTATCCTATACAGATACCATTTCCCGATAAAAAAATAAGACTTACCAATGGAGAGTTATATCTAAAAGAGAATGAGAATAATTATATCTTTAGCCTTATGGAAGAAGATATAAATAAAAAGCTGTTGCCTATTTATTCTGGTAGTATTAAGCCGGTGATAATGCAACAGGCATATACATTTATGATAATTGCCGGTTCGATTTTCGTTTCTATGTTCTTAGTAACATTTGTAGCACTGTATTTTCTATTCAGGAACTTCTTTAGACAACCGCTGGCGAACATTATAGAAAAACTGAGGAATGTTGCAGAAAAAGGGGACTTTAACCGGAGATTACCTGAAAACTACAATTCAAAAGAGTTTAAAACACTGGCGAAAGAGATAAATCTTTTACTGTCTGCAGCTGAAAATTATTTGAAACAGGCCAAAGAAAAGTCTCATATGTTTGAAGTTCTTGCTGAAAATGCACCTGTAGGAGTTTACCTTTTCCGAGAAAAAATTGAATATATGAATCCGTTTATAGAAAATATCCTTGGATATACACCAGCAGAAGTTATAGGAAGACCTTTTACAGATTTTTTAACAGAAGTAGATCCAGAATTACGGGAAAAAATAATAAAAAATGTCCAAAGAAGATTAAAAGGAGAAAAATTCAGAAACGAATTCCAAATAAAAATAAGGGCAAAAGATGGAACTTTAAAAGACATCCTAATTATATCAAACACTGTTTTCATAAACGGAAAACCCTATGGTATGGGTATAGCAATTGATATTACCCAAATAAAAGAATTAGAAAAAAAACTAAAAGAAATGATAGAGAAAGATTCTTTAACGGAATTACTCAGCAGAAGAGGATTTTATAATAAGCTTGATTATTTCATAAACCTTTATCGCAAGAATAGAAATAAATTTTTCCTGTTATTTATAGACCTTAATCATTTCAAGAATATAAATGATAATTATGGTCATTCAATGGGAGATAAAGTTCTAAAAGTAATTGCAGATAGATTAAAAACAGCTCTTTGGAAAGAAGATATTGTAGGAAGACTGGGAGGAGATGAATTTGGTGTTATCATTCCTAATTTTGCTAAGTTTGAAGATATTGTAATTATTTTAGAGAAGATAATAAGAGAAATAGAAAAACCTGTGGAGGTTAACGGCCTCAAATTTACCATAACAGCCAGCATTGGAATAACTGTTTTTCCAGAAGATGGAACTACTGCTGAGCAATTAATCAAAAGGGCTGATATAGCAATGTATAAAGCCAAAGAAAAATCCCGTAAAACAAATCAAAGTAGCTTTGTATTTTTCTCGCCGGAATTTGAAAAACATATCAAAGAAAAATTTGAGATAGAAAAAGAACTTAAAAGGGCTGTTCAGGAATCTTCTGAAGAGTTTTTTGTTTTATACCAGCCTATATTTGACCTGCAGGCAAACAGACCGGTTAAAGTTGAAGCTCTCGTTAGATGGAATTCGGCAAAATTCGGTTTAATGCAACCTTCTGTTTTTATTCCTGTTGCAGAAGAAACGGGTATTATTAGCTCTATTACAAAAATTGTTATTGAAAAAGTAACAGAGCAGCTTAAAAAATGGCAGGAGAAAGGAATTGAACTAAGGGCTTCAATAAATATATCTCCAATAGATTTTAAAAATAAAGATGTTCTTGAGTTCCTTATAAATAAAGTAATAGAAAACAACCTTCAAGGAAAAATATGTATTGAAATTACAGAAAATATTCTCCTTGAAAATATTGACCATAATAAACGCATACTTGATAAGCTCACCTTAAATGGTATAGAAGTCATGCTTGATGATTTTGGAACAGGATATTCATCATTAACATACCTGAAAAAATTCCCAATATCAGTTCTGAAAATAGATAGAGAATTTATAAAAGATATGACCCATGATGAATATGACAGAGGAATAGTTTTCACCGTAATTAAGCTGACACAAATACTATCAATGGATTCCCTTGCCGAAGGAATAGAAACAGAAGAACATCTAAATATCCTTAAAGAGTTTGGCTGCACATATGGACAGGGATATTATTTTAGTAAGCCGGTAACACCACAGGAAATTGAAAATAAATATTTTTCCACAATTTCTATATAACAAATTTCCCTAAATTTCAAGATTGATTTAGGCGAAAAATTTTTATAGATTTTTATTCCTCAAAACAGATACGGGGTTGGGAAAATGTCAAAAGATTTTGTTCATCTGCATCTTCATAGCCATTATTCAATGCTTGATGGAATGATAAAAATACCTGAATTGGCACAGAAAGCACAGGAGTATGGATACAAAGCAGTGGCCTTAACAGACCATGGAAATATATTCGGTGCCATTGAGTTCTATCAAGAGATGAAAAAGGTTGGCGTAAAGCCAATCATTGGAATGGAAGCCTATTTTACAAATAATAGATTTGAAAAGAAAGGAGAAGGTTCAGACAGCATTCTGGCAGACAAAAACTACCACCTGATTTTGCATGCCAAAGACAAACAGGGATTTAAAAATCTTATGAAACTTTCTTCTCTTGCATATACAGAAGGTTTCTATTACAAACCCCGTATTGACTGGGAACTCCTTGAAAAATACCATGAAGGGCTTATATGTCAGACAGCCTGCCTTAAAGGATTTATTCCACATCTACTTTCAAAAGGAAAATTTGACGAAGCCTATGAGTATGGAAAAAGGCTTAAGGACATATTCGGAGAAGACCTTTATTTTGAAATACAGCTAAACGGACTTGAAGAACAGGATATAGCAAATAAAGGTATTATAGAACTTGCTAAAAAACTCGGTGTAAAAATAGTAGCCACCAATGATTCCCATTATCTTAATGAAGAAGACGCAGAAGCACACGATATCATAAAAGCCCTTCAGATGAAGATGACCCTGAAAGAACTTAAGGAAAAGGGGAGAGCATTTAAAGTTAGAGGACTTCATTTCACAACACCGGAAGAGATGTATCAAAAATTCAAAGGCTACGAGGAAGCCCTGAAAAACACAATGGAAATTGCAGAAAAATGCAATGTTGAGATAGATACAGCAGAAACAAGAGGATATCTATTCCCTAAATTCCAGATTCCCGGACTTGATAGGGAAGCCACCTATGAAGAAAAAGAAAAATATTTTGAAAAACTGGCATGGGAAGGTCTGGAAAAAAGATTATCAAAAATGAAAGACCTTCCAAAAGAAAAATATCAGCAGTATAAAGAAAGACTTGAGTATGAGATAAATATAATCAAACAGATGGGTTTTCCTGAATATTTCCTTATTGTGCAGGATTTTATTAATTATGCAAAAGAAAACGGTATTCCCGTTGGCCCGGGTCGTGGTTCTGCCGCAGGTTCACTTGTTGCATATACACTTGGAATTACTGATGTAGATCCATTGCAACACGGCCTTATTTTTGAGAGATTTCTAAACCCAGACAGAATTTCTATGCCAGATATTGATGTGGATTTCTGCCAGGAAAACAGACCAAAAGTCATAGAGTATGTGAAAAATAAATATGGCGAAAATGCTGTTGCCCAGATTATCACATACAACTTTATGAAATCAAAAATGGTTATCAGAGATGTTGCACGGGCTCTGGGCTTTTCCTATACAGAAGCAGATAAGATTGCAAAGATGATACTCCCGGGTCCTGTGCAAGGTTCAACCCTAACAATTGATGAAAACCTTGAGGCAAATCCAGAATTTAGAAAACTTTATGAAACAGATGAAAAAGTCAGAAAACTTATAGACCTTGCAAGGAAGCTTGAAGGTTCAGCAAGACATACAGGAATTCACGCTGCCGGTGTGGTTATCGCCCCCGGAGACCTTGATGAATACGTTCCGGTATATGTGGACAAAGATGGGACAAAGGCCACCCAGTTTGATATGGGAACCCTTGAAATGCTTGGTCTTGTTAAAATGGATTTCCTCGGTCTGAAAACCCTCACCGAACTTGATTATATGAGAAAACTGGTCAAGGAGAGACACGGGGTTGAGCTGAATTTCCTTGAGCTTGGATTTGACGACCCGAATGTTTATAAACTGCTGCAATCAGGCAAAACCACAGGTGTATTTCAGCTTGAATCAAAAGGAATGCAAAATCTCTTAACAAAACTGAAACCGGATAAATTTGATGAAATTATAGCTATTCTTGCTCTGTTTAGACCGGGACCCCTTATGTCAGGAATGGTAGATGAATACATAGAAAGGAAACATGGAAGAAAACCAGTTGAGTATCCTTTTGATGAAGTAAAGGAAATTTTGGAAGAAACCTACGGGCTGGTAGTCTATCAGGAACAAATAATGTTTATGGCTAACATCTTATCTGGTTTCACAATGGCAGAAGCGGACACACTCAGAAAAGCCATTGGTAAGAAAAAGGCTGATGTTATGGCCAAAATGAAAGATAGATTTATATCCGGAGCAGTCAAAAACGGATTTGATAAACAAAAAAT harbors:
- the dnaE gene encoding DNA polymerase III subunit alpha, whose product is MSKDFVHLHLHSHYSMLDGMIKIPELAQKAQEYGYKAVALTDHGNIFGAIEFYQEMKKVGVKPIIGMEAYFTNNRFEKKGEGSDSILADKNYHLILHAKDKQGFKNLMKLSSLAYTEGFYYKPRIDWELLEKYHEGLICQTACLKGFIPHLLSKGKFDEAYEYGKRLKDIFGEDLYFEIQLNGLEEQDIANKGIIELAKKLGVKIVATNDSHYLNEEDAEAHDIIKALQMKMTLKELKEKGRAFKVRGLHFTTPEEMYQKFKGYEEALKNTMEIAEKCNVEIDTAETRGYLFPKFQIPGLDREATYEEKEKYFEKLAWEGLEKRLSKMKDLPKEKYQQYKERLEYEINIIKQMGFPEYFLIVQDFINYAKENGIPVGPGRGSAAGSLVAYTLGITDVDPLQHGLIFERFLNPDRISMPDIDVDFCQENRPKVIEYVKNKYGENAVAQIITYNFMKSKMVIRDVARALGFSYTEADKIAKMILPGPVQGSTLTIDENLEANPEFRKLYETDEKVRKLIDLARKLEGSARHTGIHAAGVVIAPGDLDEYVPVYVDKDGTKATQFDMGTLEMLGLVKMDFLGLKTLTELDYMRKLVKERHGVELNFLELGFDDPNVYKLLQSGKTTGVFQLESKGMQNLLTKLKPDKFDEIIAILALFRPGPLMSGMVDEYIERKHGRKPVEYPFDEVKEILEETYGLVVYQEQIMFMANILSGFTMAEADTLRKAIGKKKADVMAKMKDRFISGAVKNGFDKQKIEKLWDDIEKFASYSFNKSHSTAYAYLTYWTAYIKTYYPEEFFAVKLTTEGNDDKFLNLLLDMKDFGIQLLPPDVNKSRAEFYIEDRGKIRFGLARIKNVGEQSAEEIVKEREANGNYTDIFDIAERLDSKKLNKRVLEALIKAGAFDFTGVDRGIMLATVDKALSAGQKTRELKASGQNSLFGLMSVENTEPVVSYEKANSLSEKEKLNYEKEVLGFYLSGHPLKAYEKELRGYVTPINKLIDRKTGDKVKIAGVISDIKRKKTRSGATMAIMTVQDETGIIDVRVFTDRMEDTSFLEEDRIVIIEGSVEINEEQEKVSMNAINITPVEYINKQVSAVRFVLSKEKAMNGVAIKLKEICEKYRGDKDVIIEIQEPGKFRAEIAAHSNFAVDINDEFKQEISKILSPEEFFFE
- a CDS encoding MFS transporter is translated as MRKYVIILGIVSLLTDISSEMIFPILPIFLEKFLYATKTQIGLIEGLAALITSFLKVFSGYLSDKIGKRKLLVVLGYTLSAFSKPLLYFATSWIDVLWIRALERTGKGVRTAPRDAMISSFSEGKSGQAFGIHRGMDTAGAVLGSLFTFLFLIYFGETEENFRKIFLYAFFPAIAAVVILIAFVKEPKINKTSSEIKISFKDLPSDFKKFVIIQSVFTLFTMNYTFIILKANDVGISIGFIPLAYLLFNIVYAFSSFPFGIFSDKIEKTKAMLLTYILFSITSFVFLIKNSFFGWLGFIFYGIFMSGYEVVSRAFISDLIKSEKIKGSAYGIYHTLIGITSFLSMLIAGILWDKFGSYMPFLISCVISLFLSFTFGKLFR
- a CDS encoding EAL domain-containing protein, translated to MNLRAKFLLLYTGIFLFLIGFFLFFYFNLETKNFKNIEYKYIYSTFEHVDTDLNKQVKILKNLTKNEAYWDDIYLFVQGKNKNFVQSNFDPKNTTLKDYGINIYAVLNLKKKTVLNRCYPKSLNCDELLNNLIKSITFNYEKTGFIWIDKHPWIVSVQYILPTSGKGKKAGFLIFGKMVKTPELSLDYIKFANYPIQIPFPDKKIRLTNGELYLKENENNYIFSLMEEDINKKLLPIYSGSIKPVIMQQAYTFMIIAGSIFVSMFLVTFVALYFLFRNFFRQPLANIIEKLRNVAEKGDFNRRLPENYNSKEFKTLAKEINLLLSAAENYLKQAKEKSHMFEVLAENAPVGVYLFREKIEYMNPFIENILGYTPAEVIGRPFTDFLTEVDPELREKIIKNVQRRLKGEKFRNEFQIKIRAKDGTLKDILIISNTVFINGKPYGMGIAIDITQIKELEKKLKEMIEKDSLTELLSRRGFYNKLDYFINLYRKNRNKFFLLFIDLNHFKNINDNYGHSMGDKVLKVIADRLKTALWKEDIVGRLGGDEFGVIIPNFAKFEDIVIILEKIIREIEKPVEVNGLKFTITASIGITVFPEDGTTAEQLIKRADIAMYKAKEKSRKTNQSSFVFFSPEFEKHIKEKFEIEKELKRAVQESSEEFFVLYQPIFDLQANRPVKVEALVRWNSAKFGLMQPSVFIPVAEETGIISSITKIVIEKVTEQLKKWQEKGIELRASINISPIDFKNKDVLEFLINKVIENNLQGKICIEITENILLENIDHNKRILDKLTLNGIEVMLDDFGTGYSSLTYLKKFPISVLKIDREFIKDMTHDEYDRGIVFTVIKLTQILSMDSLAEGIETEEHLNILKEFGCTYGQGYYFSKPVTPQEIENKYFSTISI
- a CDS encoding nucleotidyltransferase domain-containing protein, with protein sequence MQKVYKKVRLSKDVIDEIINLSKKYFGQNCRVWIFGSRADLTKKGGDIDIYIETPEYKNILDKKLDFLVELDKKIGEQKVDLVIKPLDSQNYISQEAKSTGIRIY